One region of Paenibacillus polymyxa M1 genomic DNA includes:
- a CDS encoding beta-glucoside-specific PTS transporter subunit IIABC — translation MSYEKLAKEIVHLVGGEKNVVSLVHCATRLRFVLKDEAKADKAKLEKTDGIITVKQSGGQFQVVVGNKVPEVYNAIGQVSNILNETGKEENSAKGKKGFGAVIDVISSIFAPLLGVMAGSGILKGLLLIASNLGWLVPKDTTYMILYAAADSLFYFLPLLLAVTTARKFGGNIFVALTIAGGLLYPTIVTLKTEGTATDFFGIPIVMMSYSSTVIPIILAVIVMSKLEKWCNRVIHESVKNFITPLILLVIMLPLTLMVFGPVGVYVGNAIATALVAAFSFSPLLAGAILGACWQLLVIFGVHWGLVPVFINNIAVNGRDGIKPSAAASIFAQTGAAFGVMLKTKNKKLKTLAGSATLTALFGITEPAVYGVTLPLKRPFIAGIIGGAVGGAIIGQAGTQAFASGAPGLLTLPIFYGPGGQGFPGLILGITVSFLISAILTYILGFEDPVEEEETTDNSTKESTSTVVVSNEEVLSPIEGTVVALTEVPDPAFASEAMGKGIAIQPTTGRVVAPFDGTITVAFKKKHALAVVSHQGAEVLIHVGVDTVKLDGKHFTSYIKEGDQVKAGDLLLEFDVEQIKAEGYPTITPVIITNSSEYTEILPISQGQIAEQAPLLKLSSAPNVQEDIA, via the coding sequence ATGAGTTATGAAAAACTGGCTAAAGAAATTGTGCACCTGGTAGGCGGCGAAAAAAATGTAGTATCGCTCGTACACTGCGCCACACGCCTGCGTTTTGTGCTAAAAGATGAGGCAAAAGCAGACAAGGCAAAGCTGGAAAAAACCGATGGAATTATTACGGTCAAGCAGAGCGGTGGCCAGTTCCAGGTTGTGGTCGGTAACAAAGTACCAGAAGTATATAATGCCATCGGCCAAGTATCCAACATTTTGAATGAAACTGGAAAAGAAGAGAATTCAGCTAAAGGCAAGAAAGGGTTTGGCGCTGTAATCGACGTAATTTCCAGCATTTTTGCACCGTTGCTCGGAGTTATGGCGGGGTCCGGTATTTTGAAAGGTCTGCTGCTGATTGCGAGCAACCTTGGCTGGCTGGTTCCGAAAGACACTACCTATATGATTTTGTATGCTGCGGCCGACAGCTTGTTTTATTTCCTGCCGCTCTTGTTAGCGGTTACAACGGCACGGAAATTCGGAGGTAATATCTTCGTTGCTCTGACCATCGCCGGAGGGCTGCTTTACCCGACGATTGTCACGCTGAAAACAGAAGGTACAGCAACAGACTTTTTCGGTATTCCTATTGTGATGATGAGTTATTCATCTACCGTTATTCCGATTATTTTAGCCGTGATCGTCATGAGTAAGCTGGAAAAATGGTGCAATCGCGTGATCCATGAGAGCGTCAAAAACTTTATTACACCTTTAATTCTACTTGTAATTATGCTTCCTCTGACCCTGATGGTTTTTGGTCCAGTCGGGGTGTATGTGGGCAACGCAATCGCTACCGCGCTCGTTGCTGCGTTCAGCTTTAGTCCGCTGCTGGCTGGAGCAATTCTTGGTGCTTGCTGGCAGTTGCTCGTTATTTTCGGGGTTCACTGGGGTCTTGTACCTGTATTTATTAATAACATTGCTGTTAACGGCAGAGACGGTATTAAGCCTTCTGCTGCGGCTTCTATCTTTGCTCAAACCGGTGCAGCGTTTGGGGTCATGCTGAAAACGAAAAATAAAAAGCTGAAAACGCTAGCGGGTTCCGCTACGCTTACAGCGTTGTTCGGTATCACAGAGCCAGCGGTCTATGGGGTTACGCTACCGCTGAAACGTCCGTTTATTGCAGGTATTATCGGCGGTGCTGTCGGTGGTGCCATTATCGGCCAAGCTGGGACGCAGGCATTTGCCTCTGGCGCACCTGGATTGCTGACCTTGCCGATCTTTTACGGTCCTGGCGGACAAGGTTTCCCGGGATTGATTTTAGGGATTACTGTTTCATTTTTGATCTCAGCTATCTTGACTTATATTTTAGGCTTCGAAGATCCAGTTGAAGAGGAAGAAACCACTGACAATTCGACTAAAGAGTCGACTTCTACAGTTGTCGTTTCTAATGAGGAGGTATTAAGCCCGATTGAAGGAACTGTGGTCGCTCTAACGGAAGTTCCCGATCCTGCGTTTGCTTCAGAAGCTATGGGTAAAGGTATCGCCATCCAGCCGACAACAGGCAGAGTCGTAGCCCCGTTCGATGGAACCATTACGGTGGCGTTCAAGAAAAAGCATGCGTTGGCAGTGGTTTCGCATCAGGGCGCAGAAGTTCTAATTCACGTCGGAGTAGATACGGTTAAGCTGGACGGTAAACATTTTACTTCCTATATTAAAGAAGGCGATCAAGTTAAAGCGGGAGATCTGCTGCTCGAATTTGATGTTGAGCAAATCAAGGCAGAGGGTTATCCTACGATTACGCCGGTTATCATCACAAATTCTTCTGAATATACGGAAATTCTCCCAATCTCTCAAGGGCAGATAGCTGAGCAGGCACCGCTGTTGAAACTATCTAGTGCTCCAAATGTGCAAGAAGATATCGCCTGA
- the licT gene encoding BglG family transcription antiterminator LicT: MNIAKVINNNVISVYQTDGTELVVMGRGIAFKKKPGDKVDETRIQKVFALKNKQTSDNFKMLLREVPMDLIVIVEEVINDAKHNLNRKLNENIYVSLTDHINFAIERYREGLEIKNALLWEIKQLYKEEFAIGLRTLEQIKQKLGIELPVDEAAYIALHIVNAEMNEEVITTMSITKFIQQIINIAKYHFKVDFDEDSLSYFRFITHLKFFAQRVFKGNHYENNYDHLYDMIKEKHKEAAACTEKIGTFVKKEYGHELTNEEKLYLTVHIERVVNR; the protein is encoded by the coding sequence ATGAATATAGCAAAGGTCATCAACAACAATGTAATTAGTGTCTACCAGACAGACGGTACAGAACTCGTGGTCATGGGTCGAGGGATTGCTTTTAAGAAAAAGCCAGGAGACAAAGTAGACGAAACCAGGATTCAGAAGGTATTTGCGCTGAAAAACAAGCAGACATCCGATAACTTCAAAATGCTGCTGCGCGAGGTACCGATGGATTTGATCGTGATTGTGGAGGAAGTCATTAATGACGCCAAGCATAATCTGAACAGAAAGCTAAACGAAAATATTTATGTTTCTCTGACCGACCATATCAATTTTGCTATTGAAAGGTACCGGGAAGGACTGGAAATCAAAAACGCGTTATTGTGGGAAATCAAGCAGCTGTACAAAGAAGAATTCGCTATTGGTCTGAGAACGCTGGAACAAATCAAACAAAAGCTCGGTATTGAACTGCCTGTGGATGAAGCGGCTTATATTGCCCTTCACATCGTGAATGCTGAAATGAACGAGGAAGTCATTACGACCATGAGTATTACGAAGTTCATCCAGCAAATTATCAATATCGCCAAGTACCATTTTAAGGTGGATTTTGACGAGGATTCTTTGAGTTATTTCCGCTTTATTACGCATCTGAAATTTTTCGCCCAGCGTGTATTTAAGGGAAATCACTATGAAAATAACTATGATCATTTATATGACATGATTAAGGAAAAGCACAAGGAAGCAGCCGCTTGTACGGAGAAAATCGGAACCTTTGTAAAAAAAGAATACGGTCACGAATTGACGAACGAAGAAAAGCTGTATTTGACTGTGCATATTGAACGAGTGGTGAATAGATAA
- a CDS encoding L-fucose/L-arabinose isomerase family protein, producing MKKLKLGYAPTRRFTFSAEDAFRYKVAIRKQIESFGMNMDIVDLEGLNEEGLLYDDHINADLIIKRFKEEEVDAVFFPHCNFGTEDTVARVGKALGKPVLLWGPRDEAPLADGMRLRDTQCGLFASGKVLRRFNVPFTYITNSRVADPVFERGFNNFISAANVVRQFKSLRILQIGPRPASFWTMICNEGELLERFGIEIHPITLVDIQLRSKKIASGISAELSEAIDYIKEKLDYSEVTEEDIRRIAALKVAMKSYAIETGSTAIAIQCWSSLQEAMGIMPCLANAILTDEQIPVTCETDIHGAITSVMVQAAAMNELPTFFADITVRHPENDNGELLFHCGNFPVSMSIENKPKLRKHFLFDDHAPGTHEGQIKGGGMTIARFDGDHGDYSIFLGKAKGIEGPYTRGSYVWVEVNDWPFWEEKLVKGPYVHHCVGIHANVIPALYEACNYLPGVKADPVDPTEQEIQRWLRGSDLAVTKSGILV from the coding sequence ATGAAAAAGCTGAAACTGGGGTATGCGCCTACTCGACGATTCACCTTCAGTGCTGAGGATGCATTCCGCTACAAAGTTGCCATTCGCAAACAAATCGAGAGCTTCGGAATGAACATGGACATCGTGGATTTGGAAGGACTTAATGAAGAAGGTTTACTGTATGACGATCATATTAACGCAGACTTGATTATCAAACGTTTCAAGGAAGAGGAAGTAGACGCCGTTTTCTTCCCCCACTGCAATTTTGGTACCGAGGATACGGTTGCCCGTGTGGGCAAGGCGCTTGGCAAGCCGGTTCTATTGTGGGGTCCACGTGATGAGGCTCCTCTAGCCGACGGGATGAGATTGCGGGATACCCAGTGTGGATTGTTCGCCAGCGGAAAAGTGCTTCGCCGCTTTAATGTCCCTTTTACCTATATCACAAACAGTCGTGTAGCTGATCCGGTATTTGAACGAGGCTTTAACAACTTTATCTCAGCTGCCAATGTAGTACGACAGTTCAAGAGTTTACGGATTCTTCAGATAGGCCCTCGTCCTGCTTCCTTTTGGACCATGATCTGCAATGAAGGGGAACTGTTAGAGCGATTCGGTATTGAAATTCATCCAATCACACTAGTAGATATTCAGCTCCGTTCAAAGAAAATTGCCTCCGGGATCAGTGCTGAGCTTTCAGAAGCGATTGATTATATCAAAGAAAAGCTGGACTACAGTGAAGTCACCGAAGAAGATATCAGACGTATCGCTGCACTTAAAGTAGCCATGAAATCCTACGCTATCGAAACGGGAAGTACAGCTATCGCCATTCAATGCTGGTCCTCCCTCCAGGAAGCCATGGGAATTATGCCTTGTCTGGCAAATGCTATTTTGACAGATGAACAAATTCCGGTCACCTGCGAAACCGATATTCACGGAGCTATTACTTCGGTTATGGTGCAAGCGGCTGCGATGAACGAACTGCCAACCTTTTTTGCTGATATCACAGTACGTCACCCTGAGAATGACAATGGAGAACTTTTATTTCACTGCGGGAACTTTCCAGTATCCATGTCTATTGAGAACAAACCCAAACTGCGCAAGCACTTCCTGTTCGATGATCACGCACCAGGCACACATGAAGGACAAATCAAAGGCGGCGGCATGACCATCGCTCGTTTTGATGGTGATCATGGAGATTATTCCATTTTCCTCGGCAAAGCTAAAGGAATTGAGGGACCCTATACCCGCGGCTCGTATGTCTGGGTAGAAGTCAACGACTGGCCGTTTTGGGAAGAAAAACTCGTCAAAGGTCCTTACGTCCATCACTGTGTTGGCATTCACGCTAACGTCATCCCGGCTCTGTACGAGGCCTGCAATTACCTTCCAGGCGTTAAGGCAGATCCGGTCGATCCTACCGAACAGGAAATCCAACGCTGGTTGCGTGGTTCCGATCTCGCTGTCACCAAGTCGGGTATTCTGGTTTAA
- a CDS encoding 6-phospho-beta-glucosidase, translated as MSSYVFPKDFLWGGALAANQAEGAYLEDGKGLSLVDLLPTGEKRRSIMKGNVPSLTPLESEFYPSHEAIDFYHHYREDIALFAEMGFKALRVSIAWARIFPTGEDATPNEAGLQFYDDLFDELHKHGIQPVVTLAHFDVPVALIEKYGSWRSRKLVGLFETYAKTVFTRYKDKVKYWMTFNEINMLLHLPFLGAGLVFQEGENVKQIQYQAAHHQLVASALAVKACHEIIPDAKIGCMLAAGSFYPYTCNPEDVYQGMEKDRESYFFIDVQSRGEYPGYAKRFFKDHGLNIEMESGDAAILKDHTVDYIGFSYYSSRTTSTDPEVVKNMTSGNVFGSVANPYLDKSEWGWTIDPKGFRITANQLHDRYQKPLFVVENGFGANDVVSPEGEVNDDYRIDYLKRHIAEMGEALQDGVEIIGYTSWGPIDIVSASSGEMKKRYGYIYVDRDNEGNGSLKRVKKKSFHWYKNVIHSDGENLGE; from the coding sequence ATGTCCAGTTATGTTTTTCCTAAAGACTTTTTATGGGGTGGTGCTCTTGCTGCCAACCAGGCTGAGGGGGCTTATTTGGAAGACGGTAAAGGGTTGAGTCTGGTGGATCTGCTGCCTACCGGAGAGAAGAGAAGAAGCATAATGAAAGGGAATGTTCCTTCGTTGACTCCACTTGAAAGCGAATTCTATCCTTCCCACGAAGCCATTGACTTCTATCATCACTATCGCGAGGATATTGCACTATTTGCGGAAATGGGATTCAAGGCACTGCGTGTTTCTATTGCCTGGGCTCGTATTTTTCCAACTGGAGAAGACGCTACTCCAAATGAAGCGGGGCTGCAATTTTACGATGATTTATTTGACGAATTGCATAAACATGGCATTCAGCCGGTTGTGACCCTTGCTCATTTTGACGTACCAGTAGCTCTGATCGAGAAATATGGAAGCTGGCGCAGTCGGAAACTGGTAGGTTTGTTTGAAACCTATGCCAAAACTGTATTCACTCGTTACAAGGATAAAGTCAAATACTGGATGACGTTTAATGAGATTAACATGCTGCTTCATTTGCCGTTTCTCGGTGCAGGGCTTGTATTTCAAGAAGGTGAAAACGTTAAACAAATTCAGTACCAGGCTGCGCATCATCAGCTTGTGGCAAGTGCGCTGGCGGTGAAAGCATGTCACGAGATCATTCCAGATGCAAAGATTGGCTGTATGCTTGCTGCTGGCAGCTTCTATCCGTATACATGTAATCCCGAAGATGTGTATCAGGGGATGGAAAAAGACCGCGAATCCTACTTCTTCATCGATGTGCAGTCACGCGGCGAATATCCTGGTTATGCGAAACGCTTCTTCAAGGATCATGGACTAAACATCGAGATGGAATCCGGCGACGCAGCCATTTTGAAAGATCATACCGTCGACTACATCGGATTTAGCTATTACTCGAGCCGGACAACCAGCACAGACCCGGAAGTTGTCAAAAACATGACCAGCGGTAATGTATTCGGCTCCGTGGCCAACCCATATTTGGACAAGTCAGAATGGGGCTGGACGATCGATCCAAAAGGATTTCGCATCACAGCCAACCAACTGCATGACCGCTACCAAAAGCCTTTATTCGTAGTGGAAAACGGTTTTGGGGCCAATGATGTGGTTTCGCCTGAAGGAGAAGTGAATGACGATTACCGAATCGACTATCTCAAGCGGCATATTGCCGAAATGGGCGAGGCTCTTCAAGACGGGGTCGAAATTATCGGTTACACCAGCTGGGGACCGATTGACATTGTCAGCGCTTCCTCCGGAGAGATGAAAAAACGCTATGGTTATATTTATGTAGACCGTGACAACGAAGGCAACGGTTCATTGAAGCGTGTTAAAAAGAAAAGCTTCCACTGGTACAAAAACGTAATTCATTCCGACGGTGAGAATCTCGGCGAATAA